From the genome of Nicotiana sylvestris chromosome 2, ASM39365v2, whole genome shotgun sequence, one region includes:
- the LOC138883944 gene encoding uncharacterized protein, whose translation MDSCGQNRALHAAPNGQIRVGQTRNCVTWEDPSCAMNDALVPVIETEDDRGPWVYQVFDTVPKPMPTGRLAKWQILLTEFDIIYVTQTAMKAQALTDHLAENPVDEDYEPLKTYFPDEEVMNIDELEQAEKSGWTLFLDGAANMKGVGIGAIQVRDQHAYCNVIEEEIDGESWFHDIKEYIRVGVYPTQATGDQKRTIRQLAKVMHIDELEQAEKSGWTLFFDGAANMKGVGIVAVLISETGQHYPVTARLRFYYKVYADPLQIQVRDQHAYCNVIEEEIDREPWFHDIKEYIRAGVYPTQANGDQKRTIRRLASSPIGVSYLLRDC comes from the exons atggattcatgcggcCAAAACCGTGccctccacgctgcaccaaatggtcaaattcgagtgggacagacaagaaattgtgttacatgggaaGATCCctcatgcgccatgaatgatgcccttGTACCCGTTATAGAGACTGAAGATGATagggggccatgggtttatcaggtctttgacacagttccg aaacctatgcctacaggaagacttgcaaagtggcagatcttgcttacagagttcgacattatatATGTGACacagactgccatgaaagcacaggcattgaccgatcatttggctgagaaccccgttgatgaagattatgagcctttgaaaacttatttccctgatgaagaggtaatgaacattgatgaattggaacaagctgagaagtcagGATGGACACTTTTCTtagatggggctgcaaatatgaagggcgtaggaataggagca attcaggtccgtgatcagcatgcttactgtaacgtgatagaagaggaaatcgatggagagtcgtggttccatgatatcaaagagtacattagagTGGGAGTATAcccaacgcaggccaccggtgatcagaaaagaacaattcggcagttggcaa aggtaatgcacattgatgaattagaacaagctgagaagtcagGATGGacacttttctttgatggggctgcaaatatgaagggcgTAGGAATAgtagcagtacttatttcagaaacaggtcagcattaccctgttactgctcggcttcgtttctact ataaggttTATGCTGATCCAttacagattcaggtccgtgatcagcatgcttactgtaacgtgatagaagaggaaatcgatagagagccgtggttccatgatatcaaagagtacattagagcGGGAGTATACCCAACGCAGGCCaacggtgatcagaaaagaacaattcggcggttggcaa GTTCTCCCATAGGAGTTTCCTATTTGCTAAGAGATTGCTAG